The stretch of DNA GCAGATAATGTTGCCAACGTTCTGCCGTGAAAGGATTGCTGAAAGGTAATGACTCCAAAGGAATCCGTTCCCTTTACTTTCTGTGCGTATCTTCTTGCCATTTTAATGGCAGCCTCATTTGCTTCCGCTCCACTGTTGCAAAAGAAAACCTTATCCCCACAACTATTTGCTGTAAGTAGTGCCGCCAGCTCCTGCTGATTTGGAATATGATATAGGTTTGAACAGTGCCACAGATTTTGCAGCTGCTCTTCAAGCTTTTCTTTAACCACATCAGGTACATGACCTAAGTTACAGGTGGCAATGCCTGAAGTAAAATCCAAATATTTTTTCCCTTGATCATCCCATACATAGCTTCCTTTCCCCTTAACCAATGTAATGGGAAAGCGGCTATAGGTAGCCATTACCGGCGAAATCGGGGAAACAGAAGTGTTAATGGTCATTAGGCAATCTCCTCTTCTAAAACAATTTTAGTACCTATATTTTTGCCGTTCACGTATTCTACCAAGCTATTTTTTTCAAATCCATCAATAATACCAACCATTGGTATTTTATGAACTAAGCCATCGATAGCAGCCTTTACCTTGGGAATCATCCCGCCATAAATGGTTTTATTTTCGATAAGTTCTTCTACTTTTGCTTTAGTAACCTTATCTAATTTGGATTTTTCTCCATTTTCTTCGACTAGAATTCCAGGTATGTCACTGATAAAACAAAGATTTGCTCCTAAAGCCTTGGCAACTGCACTTGCGGCAACATCTCCGTTAATATTGTATCGCTGTCCATCTGCACCAATCCCGATTGGAGAAACCACTGGTATATGTCCTTGATTTACGATGCTTTCGATGACTTCGGTATTTACTTCTACGACTTCTCCAACAAAACCTAAACTTTCATCTAGAGTTGGTTTTGCTTTTAACAAACAACCATCCACACCACTGACACCAAATGAACTGCCGCCTGACTCGATGATGTTCCGGA from Neobacillus sp. CF12 encodes:
- the argB gene encoding acetylglutamate kinase — protein: MNYIVIKCGGSVLENLPKSFYKDVISLHQKGEWTPIIVHGGGPLINKLLKSLNVETTFVNGLRVTNDEVLNIVEMVLSGTVNKQVVRNIIESGGSSFGVSGVDGCLLKAKPTLDESLGFVGEVVEVNTEVIESIVNQGHIPVVSPIGIGADGQRYNINGDVAASAVAKALGANLCFISDIPGILVEENGEKSKLDKVTKAKVEELIENKTIYGGMIPKVKAAIDGLVHKIPMVGIIDGFEKNSLVEYVNGKNIGTKIVLEEEIA